A genomic region of Diceros bicornis minor isolate mBicDic1 chromosome 39, mDicBic1.mat.cur, whole genome shotgun sequence contains the following coding sequences:
- the VIP gene encoding VIP peptides, giving the protein METRSKPQLLVFLMLFSMLFSQTLAWPLFEAPSALRLGDRISFEEANEPDQDSLKADTDILQNALAENDTPYYDVSRNARHADGVFTSDFSRLLGQISAKKYLESLIGKRVSNNISEDQGPIKRHSDAVFTDNYTRLRKQMAVKKYLNSILNGKRSSEGESPDFLEELEK; this is encoded by the exons ATGGAAACCAGAAGTAAGCCTCAGCTCCTCGTGTTCCTGATGCTTTTTAGCATGCTCTTCTCACAGACATTGGCTTGGCCTCTTTTCGAAGCACCTTCTGCTCTGAG GTTAGGTGACAGAATATCATTTGAAGAAGCAAATGAACCTGATCAAGATTCATTAAAAGCAGACACTGACATCTTGCAAAATGCATTAGCTGAAAATGACACACCCTATTATGATGTATCCAG gAATGCCAGACATGCTGATGGAGTTTTCACCAGTGACTTTAGCAGACTCCTGGGTCAAATTTCTGccaaaaaataccttgagtctCTTATTGGAAAACGAGTTAG CAATAACATCTCAGAAGACCAAGGACCAATCAAACGCCACTCGGATGCAGTCTTCACTGACAACTACACCCGCCTTCGCAAACAAATGGCCGTAAAGAAATACTTGAACTCAATTCTGAATGGGAAGAGAAG CAGTGAGGGAGAGTCTCCTGACTTCCTTGAAGAGttagaaaaatga